In Candidatus Nitrosarchaeum limnium SFB1, the following proteins share a genomic window:
- a CDS encoding hypothetical protein (hypothetical protein Nmar_1089), with the protein MQCLNFLNPRRDSTINQLQSLSANIEKKLSITIPDVKIDKLSTEELQDINKIVGLANYMLIKYEDKKETRLLLEQFVSLITESAQSVECIDDEISELILSAENSINKVKTMHTKLSADSDLKKSYLTEFTDSESEIGSINLTNFTRAVNTSEYQQKSQERTVQMI; encoded by the coding sequence ATGCAATGCTTGAATTTTCTTAACCCTAGACGTGATTCTACAATAAATCAACTGCAGTCACTGTCAGCAAATATTGAAAAAAAATTATCCATTACTATTCCTGATGTTAAAATCGACAAATTATCTACCGAAGAATTACAGGATATTAATAAAATAGTGGGTTTGGCAAATTATATGCTTATAAAATATGAAGATAAGAAAGAGACTCGACTACTTTTAGAGCAATTTGTTTCACTTATTACAGAATCTGCACAATCTGTTGAATGCATTGACGATGAAATATCTGAATTAATTTTGTCTGCTGAAAATTCTATTAATAAAGTCAAAACTATGCATACCAAACTTTCGGCAGACTCTGATCTTAAAAAATCCTATTTGACAGAGTTTACTGATAGTGAATCTGAAATTGGTTCAATAAATTTAACCAATTTTACTAGAGCAGTTAACACATCTGAATACCAACAAAAATCTCAAGAGAGAACCGTGCAAATGATATGA
- a CDS encoding hypothetical protein (hypothetical protein Nmar_1090) produces MMCNPDLVKIECLNVSHTVTLVPRLEYSNSLLNNIIDVLRIKKLELKKSNRNFLELDDDDHTYVKAVDFEKTIAFSLEILIKIQKRINSISGINSIPELLPLTIPLIRTVSAQLFTLLPVCSQGLSELSVHLGSIILDSAFLTEARFDFSQSNIESSSVLNKVKLMTDSKINKQYPNLDFSKACNA; encoded by the coding sequence ATGATGTGTAATCCTGACCTAGTCAAAATCGAGTGCCTAAATGTATCTCATACTGTTACACTTGTTCCTCGACTAGAATATTCTAATTCTTTATTAAATAACATTATAGATGTTTTAAGAATAAAAAAACTTGAACTAAAAAAATCAAATCGTAATTTTCTAGAATTAGATGATGATGACCATACTTACGTAAAAGCAGTTGATTTTGAAAAAACTATTGCGTTTTCTCTGGAAATTCTCATTAAAATACAAAAAAGAATCAATTCTATATCTGGAATTAACAGCATTCCTGAGCTATTGCCTTTGACTATTCCATTGATTAGGACTGTCAGTGCTCAGCTTTTTACTCTACTTCCTGTATGCAGTCAGGGTCTTTCTGAATTATCCGTTCATTTAGGAAGTATTATTTTGGATTCTGCCTTTCTAACTGAGGCTAGATTCGATTTTAGTCAATCAAATATTGAATCCTCATCTGTTTTAAATAAAGTAAAATTGATGACTGACTCTAAAATAAATAAGCAGTACCCTAATCTCGATTTTTCTAAAGCATGCAATGCTTGA
- a CDS encoding transcription regulator, TrmB, producing MVNEHVLTVSLEEFGLSKYEAQAYVALISKGTISAGELAYYSDLPRTKVYPTLLKLENKKLVIISKSKPIMCTAIAPEDAFDSIIHEQINKVNAMNTLISNLKKASEESRKSRGSEEKRYFHVGANNVLEQLKTMIEGSKQSINITADQWGLGLLAECKEQMLSVLRRNLDVKLLIPSSQICSEMFRAIPNEVKIRVSDSIQNCFVFDETEVLMIDNENGKGAIFSSTEVLGINQNRVFADIWKNAIKTESLADMTKNEAQEIYKIIRIINEYGLTHILNSIIESKKPDLDMLKLLEKNGINLKSKSLDEIIEIMDAALQIKCSGHVNFDAHTKNITIESKLNSGHSLPWAYILDGCLQKQGYKTRTVYQSNSNKGEKVLIKISKN from the coding sequence ATGGTAAATGAGCATGTACTGACTGTAAGTCTAGAAGAGTTTGGCTTGAGTAAATATGAGGCTCAAGCGTATGTTGCATTGATATCAAAAGGAACTATATCTGCAGGAGAACTGGCATATTATTCAGATCTTCCTAGAACTAAAGTCTATCCAACATTATTAAAACTTGAAAACAAGAAACTGGTAATAATTTCAAAAAGCAAACCAATCATGTGTACAGCTATTGCACCAGAAGATGCATTTGATTCAATCATTCACGAGCAGATAAACAAAGTGAATGCAATGAATACCTTGATTTCAAATCTGAAAAAGGCTAGCGAAGAAAGTAGAAAATCAAGAGGGTCTGAGGAGAAAAGATATTTTCATGTTGGTGCAAATAATGTTTTAGAGCAACTAAAAACAATGATTGAGGGCTCAAAGCAATCAATCAACATTACTGCTGATCAGTGGGGATTAGGACTGTTAGCAGAATGCAAAGAACAGATGTTGTCAGTGTTACGAAGAAATTTGGATGTTAAATTACTAATTCCATCCTCTCAGATTTGCTCAGAAATGTTCAGAGCAATACCTAATGAAGTAAAAATCAGAGTTTCAGATTCAATACAGAATTGTTTTGTCTTTGATGAAACAGAAGTACTAATGATAGATAACGAAAATGGAAAAGGGGCAATATTTTCATCAACTGAAGTATTAGGAATAAATCAAAACAGAGTGTTTGCAGATATTTGGAAAAATGCAATTAAAACAGAATCTCTAGCAGACATGACAAAAAACGAAGCCCAAGAAATTTACAAGATTATTCGAATAATTAACGAGTATGGTTTAACACATATTCTAAATTCAATAATAGAATCAAAAAAACCAGATCTTGACATGCTCAAATTACTAGAGAAAAATGGAATTAATTTAAAAAGTAAATCACTAGATGAGATTATTGAGATTATGGATGCTGCACTGCAAATCAAGTGTTCAGGACATGTAAATTTTGATGCACATACAAAAAATATAACAATTGAATCAAAGCTAAATAGCGGTCATTCATTACCATGGGCATATATTTTGGACGGTTGTTTACAAAAGCAAGGTTACAAAACAAGAACAGTCTATCAGAGTAATTCAAACAAAGGCGAAAAAGTACTCATCAAAATAAGTAAAAATTAA
- a CDS encoding endoribonuclease L-PSP — protein MIEEKIKSIGIKIPIPPNPAGSYIPVVKSGNLLFVSGQIPMEDGKVVFTGKVSEANIETAKKAAIVCIVNILAQIKKEIGDLEKISRIVKLSGFVNSVPEFTQHPKVINAASDLLYEIFGEKGKHARVALGVSSLPLNSMTEIDAIVEIK, from the coding sequence ATGATTGAAGAAAAAATCAAATCAATTGGAATTAAGATACCAATACCACCTAACCCAGCAGGTTCGTATATTCCAGTTGTGAAATCAGGGAATTTACTATTTGTTTCAGGACAAATCCCAATGGAAGATGGAAAAGTTGTATTTACAGGAAAAGTTTCAGAAGCAAATATAGAGACTGCAAAAAAAGCAGCGATAGTTTGTATAGTTAACATACTTGCTCAAATCAAAAAAGAAATAGGAGATTTGGAGAAAATCTCAAGAATTGTCAAATTATCGGGATTTGTAAATTCAGTACCAGAATTCACACAACATCCAAAGGTAATCAATGCAGCATCAGATTTGTTGTATGAAATATTTGGAGAAAAGGGAAAACATGCCAGAGTTGCATTAGGAGTATCAAGTTTACCATTGAATTCAATGACTGAGATTGATGCAATAGTGGAAATTAAATAA
- a CDS encoding phosphoesterase DHHA1, whose protein sequence is MVAAKTKKATKASKKITKTTKKPTKTNPRTKVVCISHKEDADGISSAALIRQAFGGDSILVDYPGQMEAIQKVSTDEKLKSLYICDLGLSKKNQDEFVDLLRILKKNRVTVTYIDHHDIDPKIVKDLEKIKVKMIHDINECTTVQVYNAFKSKLSDHAPFIAACAAITDYMEDRPLGSKLLQIYDRQFALINATVLTYNIVGHQKDPDYLLYLVEELAESKFPHEIPNTFEFAQIQVEKLALIIAKVKQGMKTMKNIGYMEIMDSGASGAVNFVLGLSGKDVGVAYKERIDHGIYAVSVRGSKSCKIHLGKIVNLLATELGGSGGGHDKACGAVIPKPKIQTFLKEFNKKLNQ, encoded by the coding sequence ATGGTCGCAGCTAAAACAAAAAAAGCAACCAAAGCTTCAAAGAAAATTACAAAAACCACAAAAAAACCTACAAAAACTAATCCTAGAACCAAAGTAGTTTGTATCTCTCATAAAGAAGATGCTGACGGAATTAGTTCTGCAGCTTTAATAAGACAAGCATTTGGTGGTGATTCTATTTTAGTTGATTATCCTGGTCAGATGGAAGCTATTCAAAAAGTTTCTACTGATGAAAAATTAAAGTCATTATACATTTGTGATTTAGGTCTTAGTAAAAAGAATCAAGATGAATTTGTTGATTTGCTGAGAATTTTAAAAAAGAATCGTGTTACAGTTACATACATTGATCATCACGATATTGATCCAAAAATCGTCAAAGACCTAGAAAAAATTAAAGTAAAAATGATTCATGACATTAACGAATGTACAACTGTTCAAGTCTACAATGCATTCAAATCAAAACTCTCTGATCATGCTCCTTTCATTGCAGCTTGTGCTGCCATTACTGATTATATGGAAGATAGACCACTTGGCTCAAAATTACTTCAAATTTATGATAGACAATTTGCATTGATCAATGCGACTGTTCTTACTTACAATATAGTTGGACATCAAAAAGATCCTGACTATTTGTTGTATCTAGTTGAAGAATTAGCAGAATCAAAATTCCCACATGAAATTCCAAACACATTTGAATTTGCACAAATTCAGGTTGAAAAATTAGCATTGATAATTGCTAAAGTAAAACAAGGAATGAAGACTATGAAAAATATTGGATATATGGAAATTATGGATTCTGGAGCAAGTGGTGCAGTTAATTTTGTTTTAGGATTATCTGGAAAAGATGTTGGCGTTGCATACAAAGAACGAATTGATCATGGTATCTATGCTGTATCTGTAAGAGGTTCCAAATCTTGCAAAATACACTTGGGCAAAATTGTAAATCTTCTTGCAACTGAGCTTGGTGGTTCCGGTGGAGGACATGATAAAGCATGTGGTGCAGTTATTCCTAAACCAAAAATTCAAACATTCCTCAAGGAATTTAATAAGAAACTAAATCAATAA
- a CDS encoding hypothetical protein (hypothetical protein CENSYa_0814) encodes MNPSERELLEKLDNLVLTASPDELQKIQEIDLQTQLNGTSFYDAFVNSPSLANQSMKQESQESNR; translated from the coding sequence ATGAATCCATCTGAGCGAGAACTATTGGAGAAATTAGATAATCTAGTTTTGACTGCATCTCCAGATGAATTACAAAAAATTCAAGAAATTGATCTTCAAACACAATTAAACGGCACATCATTTTATGATGCATTTGTAAATTCCCCTTCTTTGGCAAATCAAAGCATGAAACAAGAATCTCAAGAATCTAATCGATAA
- a CDS encoding CheY-like receiver: MNTVLVVDDSKFMRQQIKDVFSSMKTYSCIEAENGTDAIRAFVKYKPDIVTLDYEMPGINGVDTAMNLLKLNTTSKMIIITSIKSNLVAQKVSKIPQLGYLTKPVDPQMIQQTLTKLEQKMKEVKRD, encoded by the coding sequence ATGAATACAGTACTAGTAGTAGATGATTCTAAATTTATGAGGCAGCAAATAAAAGATGTCTTTTCTAGTATGAAGACATATTCTTGCATAGAGGCAGAAAATGGTACAGACGCAATAAGGGCATTTGTAAAGTACAAACCAGACATCGTGACATTGGATTATGAAATGCCCGGAATAAACGGCGTGGATACTGCAATGAATCTTTTAAAATTAAATACCACTTCCAAAATGATAATCATCACATCTATCAAGTCAAACTTGGTTGCACAAAAAGTTAGCAAGATACCCCAGCTTGGATATCTAACAAAGCCAGTCGACCCCCAAATGATTCAACAAACTCTGACAAAGTTAGAGCAAAAAATGAAGGAAGTAAAGAGAGATTAA
- a CDS encoding CheY-like receiver, translating into MSARNYDILRYSKILIVDDSPFTRATIKKMLVEAKIGSGHYEAGDGKEAISQYVTRKPTLVIMDIVMPNIDGVQATKAIIKYDPNAKIIVISAKENKEIVNDAIRAGAKNYVLKPLDAGQITMAISKQLVTNRSQLSK; encoded by the coding sequence ATGAGTGCAAGAAATTATGACATATTACGATATAGTAAAATTCTCATAGTAGATGATTCGCCGTTTACCCGAGCAACGATAAAAAAAATGCTTGTCGAAGCTAAGATTGGAAGCGGTCATTACGAGGCAGGGGATGGCAAAGAGGCAATTTCCCAATATGTCACTCGCAAACCCACATTGGTAATTATGGATATAGTAATGCCAAACATAGATGGAGTGCAAGCCACCAAAGCAATTATCAAATATGATCCAAATGCAAAAATCATAGTCATTTCTGCAAAGGAGAACAAGGAAATCGTAAATGACGCAATCCGTGCTGGAGCAAAAAATTATGTGTTAAAACCACTAGATGCAGGTCAAATCACAATGGCAATCTCAAAACAACTAGTGACAAACAGATCTCAACTTTCCAAGTGA
- a CDS encoding CheY-like receiver, with product MGRQYPIVLVIDDSPAFRDFAKYSIKSDIVWVTVFHAANAVDGLQLYKKYKPDVVLLDWKMPGIDGMTTLKAITNDDPDVKVIMTTAYDDDQQLLNDFMKCGAFSFVPKPMNRINLLKVVADALRERKNAGLYGNNPQYLSENRLNF from the coding sequence ATGGGAAGACAATATCCAATAGTGTTGGTAATAGATGATTCTCCGGCGTTTAGAGATTTTGCCAAATATTCTATAAAATCTGATATTGTATGGGTTACAGTTTTTCATGCAGCAAATGCAGTAGATGGCTTACAATTATACAAAAAATACAAACCAGATGTGGTGTTGCTGGATTGGAAGATGCCAGGAATTGACGGAATGACTACATTAAAAGCAATTACAAATGATGATCCAGATGTCAAAGTAATAATGACTACTGCATATGATGATGATCAACAACTCTTAAATGATTTTATGAAATGTGGTGCGTTTAGCTTTGTTCCAAAACCGATGAACAGAATAAATCTGTTAAAGGTTGTAGCCGATGCGTTACGCGAGAGAAAAAATGCGGGACTGTATGGCAATAATCCACAATATCTGAGTGAAAACAGATTAAATTTTTAG
- a CDS encoding Signal transduction histidine kinase, producing the protein MLVDPVRYSKILIVDDSPFTRAAIKKTLIGAKIGSGFYEAGNGREAISQYITHKPNLVIMDIIMPDVDGVRATQAIRKYDPNAKIIVISAKENKETVDDAIRAGAKNYVLKPLEPNLITMSVSKYLMENSNHLSSTKEKTDESEIQSRLASKLFQESFSAIDEFNEKSMQNILKQLDDEKKLSRELNGKLTNSLTKIAGIEVELIKKKNDLEMELDQKTKQLIQSERFSAIGELSSRLAHDLRNPLAVIKATIDLLKQKSIAQSDTYTTERLELVSDSIFRMTHQIDGVLDYVRKTPITKETHSLRKIIQNSLIPIKIPANVTIILPENDIMYKCDSIKMDIVFGNLFLNSIQAIGKEQGQIIIKIGETANSVIMEIQDSGKGVENDQVEQIFEPLFTTKQEGTGLGLSSVKSIVEQHKGTITFRNNPSTFTMTFPKELQT; encoded by the coding sequence ATGTTAGTAGATCCAGTACGATATAGTAAAATTCTCATAGTAGATGATTCGCCGTTTACCCGGGCTGCAATTAAAAAAACGCTCATAGGGGCTAAGATTGGAAGCGGATTTTATGAGGCAGGTAATGGTAGAGAGGCAATTTCACAGTACATCACCCACAAACCAAATTTAGTAATAATGGATATTATCATGCCTGATGTTGATGGAGTAAGAGCAACTCAAGCAATTAGAAAATATGATCCAAATGCAAAAATCATAGTCATTTCTGCAAAGGAGAACAAGGAAACTGTAGATGACGCAATCCGTGCTGGAGCAAAAAATTATGTGTTAAAACCTTTGGAGCCGAATCTTATCACAATGTCTGTCTCAAAATATTTAATGGAAAATTCAAATCATTTATCATCAACTAAAGAAAAAACAGATGAAAGTGAGATTCAGAGTAGACTCGCATCCAAATTATTTCAAGAATCCTTTTCTGCCATAGATGAGTTCAATGAAAAATCCATGCAAAATATACTCAAACAATTAGATGATGAAAAAAAATTATCTAGAGAGTTAAATGGAAAACTTACCAATAGTCTAACAAAAATCGCAGGTATAGAAGTTGAACTCATAAAAAAGAAAAATGATTTGGAAATGGAGTTAGATCAAAAAACAAAACAGTTGATTCAATCAGAACGATTTTCAGCTATAGGAGAACTATCATCACGCTTGGCCCATGATTTACGAAATCCATTAGCTGTAATCAAAGCAACAATTGATCTTTTAAAACAGAAATCAATTGCTCAATCCGATACATATACAACTGAAAGATTGGAATTGGTTAGCGATTCAATATTTAGAATGACTCATCAAATTGATGGTGTTTTAGATTATGTACGAAAAACCCCTATTACAAAAGAAACACACTCTTTGAGAAAAATAATCCAAAATTCCCTCATTCCTATCAAAATTCCTGCAAATGTCACTATCATTCTTCCAGAAAATGACATTATGTACAAGTGCGATTCAATAAAAATGGACATTGTGTTTGGAAATTTATTTCTGAATTCTATTCAAGCAATAGGTAAAGAACAAGGACAGATAATTATCAAAATTGGTGAAACTGCCAATTCAGTGATCATGGAAATACAAGACTCTGGAAAAGGAGTTGAAAATGATCAAGTAGAACAGATCTTTGAGCCATTATTTACAACAAAGCAAGAAGGAACAGGTTTAGGATTGTCCAGTGTGAAGAGTATTGTAGAACAACACAAAGGTACAATAACATTTAGAAACAATCCGTCAACTTTCACAATGACTTTCCCAAAGGAACTCCAAACATAA
- a CDS encoding CheY-like receiver → MILLESSVIIIDDNYELAEVVSEFFRLKSINVLATGKNGKEAVELYKEHTPDVVLMDFMMPDFDGLYGLENIRKINPNAKVIIMTGADDVPTQKLTELGVYSIIIKPCDMAELIKIINTASSSDTVELIN, encoded by the coding sequence ATGATTTTATTGGAATCAAGTGTGATCATAATAGATGATAATTATGAGTTAGCAGAAGTAGTCTCAGAATTTTTTAGGCTCAAATCAATTAATGTTTTAGCCACCGGAAAAAATGGCAAAGAGGCAGTTGAACTATACAAAGAACATACACCAGATGTCGTTCTGATGGATTTTATGATGCCTGATTTTGACGGATTGTATGGATTAGAAAACATTCGCAAGATAAATCCTAATGCCAAAGTAATCATAATGACTGGTGCTGATGATGTTCCAACCCAAAAACTTACAGAGTTGGGGGTTTACTCCATAATTATAAAGCCATGTGACATGGCAGAATTGATTAAAATAATTAACACGGCATCATCAAGTGATACAGTTGAATTAATTAATTAG
- a CDS encoding CheY-like receiver, translating to MVNCIVIDDNSDIVKVVCELLEMIKVKVLATGTDGLQAVELYKKHRPNIIFIDLSMPKFDGFYAISKIREFDPNSKIVAVTADLKADEYVLLNSLKPNTILYKPFNTKTLMQTIFDILPYS from the coding sequence ATGGTAAACTGTATAGTAATAGATGACAATTCAGATATTGTTAAGGTAGTCTGCGAATTACTTGAAATGATCAAAGTAAAGGTTTTGGCCACCGGAACTGACGGATTACAAGCTGTAGAGTTGTACAAAAAGCATCGTCCGAATATTATCTTTATTGATTTGTCAATGCCAAAATTTGACGGATTTTATGCCATTAGTAAAATAAGAGAGTTTGATCCCAACTCTAAGATTGTCGCAGTAACTGCTGATCTTAAAGCAGATGAATATGTATTGTTGAATTCTTTAAAGCCAAACACCATACTATACAAGCCATTTAACACCAAAACTTTGATGCAGACAATATTTGATATTTTGCCATATTCATAA
- a CDS encoding response regulator receiver protein: MITAIVIDDDKNTVGVFSEYLELEGIEVIGKGYDGKEAVELYVKLNPDVIFLDVMMDGFDGLYALEKIREINNNANVIMVTADITEDTYKKMTGLKASAIIFKPYEIDALRKVIKDLVYLTKKI, translated from the coding sequence TTGATTACAGCAATAGTAATAGACGACGACAAAAACACGGTAGGTGTTTTTTCAGAGTATTTGGAACTTGAAGGAATAGAAGTAATTGGAAAGGGATATGATGGCAAGGAAGCAGTTGAACTTTATGTCAAACTGAATCCAGATGTCATATTTTTGGATGTCATGATGGACGGATTTGACGGACTGTATGCATTAGAGAAGATTAGAGAAATTAACAATAATGCCAATGTAATAATGGTGACTGCAGATATCACAGAAGACACATACAAAAAGATGACTGGCCTAAAGGCATCTGCAATAATCTTCAAGCCATATGAGATAGATGCACTAAGAAAAGTAATAAAGGATTTAGTTTACCTGACCAAAAAGATATGA
- a CDS encoding peptidase M10A and M12B matrixin and adamalysin produces the protein MKSEFIVDVLSQKILLADINAIRKKQILDLTENNKLGLKQKTTFQNNDKKVTKTIIPFKKNHRKYIIVLSALTVSALVFSQGYLFSNHDSNPNISLQTKYLIENLRGDTTETWVSWDIIPNRVLTFTITGESASAEKINMIKDAILSEKSLLIDNSVLHKDTKGTFSTYYAGWQGAMQHASKNPTKIVIPQRFEYAEPYKGAADITINLSNARNGDGYSGYTKSIVEKNQILKSIITIYEVEKLNAEQISTITRHEFGHALGLAHSTAPEDLMFPTIETDYPYISSCDIDAIVLLYDGGKNSEVTCEI, from the coding sequence ATGAAGTCCGAATTCATCGTGGATGTATTATCCCAAAAAATACTTTTGGCAGACATTAACGCCATTAGAAAAAAACAGATCTTGGATCTAACTGAAAACAACAAGCTTGGCTTGAAGCAAAAAACAACTTTCCAAAACAATGACAAAAAAGTAACAAAAACAATCATACCATTTAAAAAAAATCATCGAAAATACATTATTGTTTTGTCTGCATTGACAGTATCTGCTCTTGTGTTTTCGCAAGGCTATTTGTTTTCAAATCATGACTCCAATCCAAATATCTCACTGCAAACCAAATATTTAATTGAGAACTTAAGAGGCGATACCACTGAAACTTGGGTGTCTTGGGATATCATTCCAAACAGGGTATTGACATTTACCATAACTGGAGAATCAGCATCGGCAGAAAAAATCAACATGATAAAGGATGCGATCTTGTCTGAAAAATCATTACTCATAGACAACTCTGTTCTTCATAAGGACACAAAGGGCACGTTTTCCACATATTACGCAGGATGGCAGGGCGCCATGCAACATGCATCAAAGAATCCAACAAAGATAGTCATTCCTCAAAGATTTGAATATGCAGAGCCATACAAAGGAGCAGCAGACATTACCATTAATCTGAGCAATGCAAGAAACGGTGATGGATATTCTGGATACACAAAATCAATAGTGGAGAAAAATCAGATATTAAAATCAATTATTACAATTTATGAAGTAGAAAAACTGAATGCTGAGCAAATTTCAACTATAACCAGACATGAGTTTGGGCATGCGTTGGGATTGGCACATTCTACTGCTCCTGAGGATCTTATGTTTCCAACAATAGAGACAGACTATCCATACATATCAAGTTGCGACATTGATGCTATCGTGTTACTCTATGATGGGGGAAAGAACAGCGAAGTAACATGTGAGATATGA
- a CDS encoding hypothetical protein (hypothetical protein Nmar_0464): protein MYEVDIFFAKSIETVIVENLGQQTISKIKSRLAEKFGIGLYEAVSQFDKFDIVLREFFGRGAESLEKKFFESVLLLDSKSLENELYITIKDKDLTMLILETFGDEMKKEMINCVSDRGLTTYEILKKCNIPQTTGYRKIKMLIENGFLAIQGYSTSSDGKKIPKYTSIFENTKIGIEKNNILVSIKLKKDFKQSDLLHALQSVSC, encoded by the coding sequence ATGTATGAAGTTGATATATTTTTTGCAAAATCCATAGAAACAGTAATAGTTGAGAATCTTGGTCAGCAGACAATTTCAAAAATTAAATCAAGACTTGCTGAAAAATTTGGGATTGGTCTTTATGAGGCAGTATCCCAGTTTGATAAATTCGATATTGTTTTAAGGGAATTCTTTGGAAGAGGGGCTGAATCTCTTGAGAAAAAATTCTTTGAGTCAGTCTTGTTGCTTGATTCCAAATCATTAGAAAATGAACTATACATCACCATTAAGGACAAAGATCTGACAATGTTGATTCTTGAAACATTTGGTGATGAAATGAAAAAAGAGATGATCAACTGTGTTTCAGATAGAGGGCTAACAACTTACGAGATACTCAAAAAATGTAACATTCCACAGACTACGGGCTATAGAAAAATCAAGATGTTAATTGAAAACGGATTTCTGGCAATCCAGGGTTATTCTACTTCGTCAGATGGCAAAAAAATACCGAAATACACCTCCATTTTTGAAAATACCAAAATAGGTATTGAAAAAAACAATATCCTAGTTTCAATAAAACTAAAAAAAGATTTTAAACAAAGCGATTTGTTGCACGCTTTACAATCTGTTAGTTGCTGA
- a CDS encoding hypothetical protein (hypothetical protein Nmar_0462), producing the protein MSATVIDENRVREMSLEKRLAFCEPILKEEQDESKRWDAVWLAGEIAEIAGPEEPIFDKVADLMVWILQNDDNGVVKHEACFQIAARNMREKIPDLVNSAFFDDSALVKHEAIESLGLMRAFEAENEIRKAANDPSPDVSETARFVLKRLERMRNITTKYVPSQIL; encoded by the coding sequence ATGAGTGCTACCGTAATTGATGAGAACCGCGTACGGGAAATGTCACTGGAGAAAAGATTGGCGTTTTGTGAACCTATTCTCAAAGAAGAACAAGATGAATCAAAACGCTGGGATGCAGTTTGGTTGGCAGGTGAAATAGCCGAGATTGCAGGTCCAGAAGAACCAATTTTTGACAAAGTTGCAGATCTTATGGTGTGGATTCTACAAAACGATGACAACGGAGTAGTAAAACATGAAGCATGTTTTCAAATTGCCGCAAGAAACATGAGAGAAAAGATACCTGATTTGGTAAACTCTGCATTTTTTGATGATAGCGCATTGGTAAAACATGAAGCAATAGAATCTTTGGGATTGATGAGAGCATTTGAAGCGGAAAATGAAATTAGAAAAGCAGCAAATGATCCTAGTCCTGATGTCAGTGAAACTGCAAGATTCGTTCTCAAAAGATTAGAGAGAATGAGAAACATTACAACAAAATATGTCCCTTCTCAAATACTCTGA